The following proteins come from a genomic window of Deltaproteobacteria bacterium:
- a CDS encoding sulfotransferase: MKGLAKSSRSRAATRSKGTTTADTFPVFVLGAPRSGTTLVRWILDTHSRIHCPGETRFLLALRDFYESPHTVPNLTALGMTEARLIEHLRALVLAIMGELTAKAGKSRWAEKTPYYSVLPNFIRTLFGGECKFIIVIRHALDTALSMVNALEEKLWIPGLRMVHETDQQFGLTDIPLLRAARIWSSYCEHLDAFRSLYPECCFVVRYEDLVAHPKRVASGMFEFIGEKLEPGLLEAVFRSDHGGGFGDPKIRRTRSIESDRTGDWKSLSSGTLKVVSPIVNAQLAVWGYPKIG; encoded by the coding sequence ATGAAGGGGCTGGCGAAGTCGAGTCGATCACGCGCGGCGACGCGCAGCAAGGGAACGACAACGGCCGACACTTTTCCCGTCTTTGTCCTGGGCGCTCCTCGCTCGGGCACGACGCTGGTGCGGTGGATCCTCGATACGCATTCCAGGATTCACTGTCCTGGCGAAACCAGGTTTCTGCTCGCGCTGCGCGACTTCTACGAATCGCCGCATACGGTGCCGAATCTCACGGCGCTGGGGATGACCGAAGCGCGCCTCATCGAGCATCTTCGGGCGCTGGTGCTCGCGATCATGGGGGAGCTGACCGCCAAAGCGGGGAAATCGAGATGGGCGGAGAAGACGCCTTACTATTCGGTTCTGCCGAATTTCATCCGCACGCTGTTCGGCGGGGAGTGCAAATTCATCATCGTCATCCGGCACGCCCTCGACACCGCTCTCTCGATGGTCAACGCGCTCGAGGAAAAGCTCTGGATCCCCGGCTTGCGGATGGTGCACGAGACGGATCAGCAGTTCGGCCTCACCGACATCCCGCTGTTGCGCGCGGCGCGCATCTGGTCCTCTTACTGCGAGCACCTCGATGCGTTCAGAAGCCTGTACCCGGAGTGCTGTTTCGTCGTGCGCTACGAGGACCTGGTCGCCCACCCGAAACGTGTCGCGAGCGGGATGTTCGAGTTCATCGGGGAGAAGTTGGAACCGGGTCTTCTGGAAGCCGTATTCCGGAGCGATCATGGCGGAGGGTTCGGCGACCCGAAGATCCGGCGCACGCGTTCGATCGAGAGCGACCGTACTGGAGATTGGAAGAGTCTTTCTTCGGGGACGTTGAAGGTCGTGTCGCCCATCGTCAATGCGCAGCTCGCGGTGTGGGGGTACCCGAAGATCGGCTAA